The Melanotaenia boesemani isolate fMelBoe1 chromosome 17, fMelBoe1.pri, whole genome shotgun sequence genome segment AATGCAAGTTTCTGCCCATGTTCACCTCTGAGAGACTCTCCCTCCCTAAGGTGCTCATTTCATACCCATTAGTGTTGCTGACTcattgccagttaacctgatttcTTACTTAGATAAAGATGAACTAATAAGGtgaatatttttcataaaatattaaaatatttacttttcatATGGTGCCtatgttttaaagttaaaatactgattgatgattatatatatatatatatatatatatatatataaatttctttgtatttatattaaCATTTGTCACATCATGCTCTTTGGGGACTGGGGTggatatacatttttaattatcttaTTCAGATCACTTATAGTAAGTACAGCATCATGCCGTCTTAGAGCATCAATCTaatttttacataaaagcaGTTTcaaaatatgtgtttgtttttgcagtctCTGTGTGGACACAGTGTAGATTATTTATGTCCCTGCATGGTAGTCTGGCCCTGCAGAAAGAAATGTATCTTATCTCTGAACTAACCATTGTGTGAAGTCGGTGAAAAGACTCTTCCTGGGTGCCACTCCTACATTGTTCCCTCACAACTACTGTTGCCTAATCATCATTAAACAAGTAGTACAGTTAGACTTCAACTCCCAGTTGAGAACTAGTCCAGCAGGTCTACTTGTCTCAGTATCTTGGATATTTTAACTCAGTGTACTCAGATGCTGATGTCAGAGCAGCATTATAATCTGTAAAAAAGACTCTGCAGCAGAGCAGTACCTTATCAAATCATCTGCTGCCATGTTTAATCATTTACTGCTGATTTGTTGTTGGATTTCATCAGCAAAGCTGCTGATTGTTTTAATCTCACTGGAAATATCCACCCTAACACACCTAAACATCTAGTTGTTCAAAAATTGTTGTTTGAAATTGGGAAATTTAGTtatttagtaattttttttttttctgtttttggacATAGCTCTGCCTAGTGATGCACAATACAGAAATTTAAAATCAAATCCAGGTTATGGCTtgagatagttttttttattcatagtgtaaacttttaattgatttttaaaatcCTGAAAACTTCTTAGAGTAGTTGAATGTATAGGAACTTCCTTAACAAGTTTCAGGTTGGTGGAAAGCTCAGTGGAGTACTTGTTACCATTTAAAAAGGCTTTACTGTTGCATAGATGACAGTTTCAGATAAGAAGTTAGATGATGTCTAGTCTATAAGGCTGTAAACCTGATATAACCTGTTGGACCGAGGCCTTACTGAAACAAATAAAGGCTGGTTGCTGGTAAAGGCTGTACAGAATTGTTGAAATTGGGTAAATGTAAATTAGATCTATTTTACTTGCCTTTTAAAGCTCTTAGTTTACCTACTTTCAGAAGCATTTCCTGCCCACATTTTTCACGGATTGCATCATGTGATCTCCTGGATTCTTTTCATTGTGAAACACCTCTGCAGGAAGTTAGTTTCATCAACAGCAGTTTGactttcattaaatttttaattaatgactgTATGAACAAACCTAATGCTGTAGATTGATGAGTGGCATCTATATATTAGGGGTGTAACTTTACATAAATCGACATCAATGCATCATTTAAGCATCCATCCATGCTGATCAATCACTCATCAATACAATTTCCATTTGTTAAACAAGCTTAAAATCTAACTGAATTGTTTataatttcctctttttttaataatacaaaaatctTATTCTAATTTGTTGAGTAAAAATGTTAAGATCCATGATGTGTAACTATAAAGTGAAACTGTACTACTTTAGTTATTATAAGCAAGctataaaagtattttattttacacaaagtAGTAGAAAGGTTTGCACTAAATGTTGCTTTAATGTGTTGAAatagaaatacattttctttagaTTCATGTATTTATTGACCCATGCCTGTGCTGAGGCCTTGATGTCCCCCTTTTGCTTTGGCATGAATTAATTACTCCTTGTATAAACTGGTCTCTCCCTACAGAGCCGGTAGCTGACATTGCCATCACGTCCAACCTGACTGAAGCAATTGAAATCAACAGCACTGTGGCTCTTACTTGCTCCGTCAAAGGCAACTTCCTCAAGCTCAGCTGGTTCAACATTACCACGCCCATCACAGTTGACGGTGTCCGGCTGTCCCTGAAAGAAGTCAGTTTTTCAAGTTGTAGTTCtcttaattgtttgatttgaagATTATGCTGTGACATACTGTTCTAGCATTTATGCAACAACCTGAATGACAGGAATAAGTATgtaaaagttacatttttttcctcatttattcattGGTGTTTTCTTATTGAATGTTGTCACAGGAGGCATTATCTAGCACGCTGACCATCAGAGGTGTCCTCAGGTCTGATCTGGTTGGTCCTATCTACTGCGAAGCAAAGAATCCACTGCAGCGAGTGAAGAGTAATCCTTTCAATCTTACTGTCTTCTGTAAGTACTGCGCCCACACTGCTGTTCCTCCTCCCATGCAGGAACTAACATGttttggaaaaagaaacaaaaaaaaaaaaaaacttgttacaGTATGTAGAAGGTATTTCCTGGGTTACCTTTCACCGCAACAGCAAAGCAACGTGTTTTTTAGCTCTCTTCTGCAGAAAACCCcatttttcagttatttcatctttatttatatacttCTAATTCACAACAAattcatctcaaggcacttttacaTAATCCAGTTCAATTTAGCACAATTCATTctagtccagttataatccaattaatACAAATCTACTATATAACCCACATTAGTCCaaagatatataaaaaatagTTGGGTTTAGTATTTGATGCAATAAAGTCTACAAAATTTTAGTTTAAACAATCACGCGCACTACATCTCTATCACTACTTTCTAGATGACAATAAAAGTTGGTATTCAATCTCTCAGAGGATAAAACCAAAGATCATTGGAGAAAGAAAGACTCAGCTACACACATCACCGCAAAAAATGGTCAGTTTTTTAAGGATGTGTTGTTGATTGTGATCGCTTTTCAACCAACATaaccaaaatacatttttataaacaagTTTGAAAATaagtaatgtttatttatatagcccttttcacagataaaatcacaaagtattttacaattaaaaaaagataaaaaaaaaacattaaaacaaaattagaaaCATTAAAACGCAAGCAATTAAGTGATAAGAGATAAtacaatattaataaataagaaaCTTGATTTGGTATCTTAGATTTCTTATAGATCTGAAAACAAGCCATTCTTTGTTGTGACAAAGATATTCATTACATTAGttcttagattttctttttgtatggaATTTTAACAAAGTTATTCACATGATATGCAGTTGACCCTACCTCCTGGTTAGCAGTGATCACTGATTATGAATTTGATGGTCAGTCTTTCTAAATAATATCAAACTTACAGGTTTTGGATATCAAGAACAGTAAAATAGAGTAGAGTAGAATACAACCTTgatgccatttttaaaataaaaaactgtagGATTGGcatgaatataaaaacaaaatgtaggcataaataaataaactcagatATGATATAAGTTTAGAGAAACATAATGATGTAGAAAATGCAGAGAAGTAATACTGCAAGAATTTTGGTTCCATTTCTGGCCTTGACAGTTAGACAGTTAGTTGTAGTAAGCCATCCATTGTTTGAAATGTTGTGCTTTCCTGAATGAGCTCCACACCTGTTTAACAAAAGAAGGTCATACACAAGCCAGTTGCTGTCACTCCTTTCCACCCTCATGGGCcatttgtcataaatatttaatcttccTTTTTGTTACTCAGAGTCACACCAGTGCATGGGAATTCACACTTTGCCTGGAGCCTCAGCTAAGATTCCAAATTCACCCAAAAACAGGTGTCTTTGCAGCCTTGTGGCCATGTCATTCCTGCATTTTTTTGATTGCAGTGTGTGTTTGCGAGGCGCTCCCTTTCAGCCTGTTCTCTCAAGCTAAAACCACATTGTGTACACAGAGGCCTACACCTCCACTCCTTCAGCATGACTAACCTGAAAGGCAGTGAAACCACACCAACCGCAGGTTTACCCTGTTATTAATTAATCAAAAGCTTACCATTGTAGCTCAGTTTGGATTTAATCTTAAAAGttgttgaaagaaaaatttattGGGCAACAAAACAGAATACTTAGCATGCAAATCATCATTCTGGATCAAATTATTAATTGTAATCCTCTATGTTCTTCACAGACGGACCAGATGATGTCACGATCAAACCCACCAAACATGGCCCATACATCCGGTCCAAATCTGACTTTAACCTGACCTGTTCGACCCCCTCCTTCCCACCTGCTACCTTCACCTGGTACTACAACAACAGCCAGATACAGACCACTGGTCCTGTCCTTACTCTGAAAACTATTGAAGATCAGGGATTTGGACAGAAAGAGGGTAACTACACATGCAGGGCCCAAAACACCAAGACCATGCGCTATGGCGTCTCTCCTGCCATCAGGTTTTCTGTGACTGGTGAGTATTGTGGctaagtgcttttttttttttagcaaaaacaCCAGGACTTTGTCTTATTGTGCTGCATGATACCAGAGCTCATCCCACTCACTTTCTTTTAGCTGTTAATctacttttaaagttaaaaacgTAACACTTTATCATAGCATTTTTCAAAACTACCATTTGCCCAGAATTCTTTTTTCAAAGTATATGACAGTATATTTTTTCCATGCATGACATAATATTTACTACATCCACTGAATGAAAGAAGATTTACTGCAGCACTTCTTTCATTTGCACATCCAACACTTTAAAACCAAAGTATCTCCAAACAATAAATGGCaaatttttttgggggggggggcgaAAGTTCTATTGATTCATCATACTCAGCTTCAACATCTGCTACAGCGTTGCCTGTGTTATTAGAGTTATCTTCAATAACACTGATGCGCCATTGCATGCATGCTTAGGagtgcagcagtgaaaaggGTCCTCACTTAAAAAGTTTCCCATTGTGCCACATTCCAAATCTTGTTTAGGCTGTTTCAACCAGTGCTATAATTCATGCcataacaagaataaaaactggTTTGTAATATCAGCTGGTGTACTGTCAGTATTAGTTCAACACATAGAACATAAGAGTTGTCTGACCAGAGTTGAGACTGTATGTGGTGCCTCTTAAGTTCAAAGCATAAACTCCCAGCAATAGCATTATGGCTAATAAGCCAGTGGCCTCTAAccgtggagtttgcatgttcttcctttTTATGTGTGctttctctctgggtactcagGCTTCCTCCTACTGTACAAAGACATTGATGTTAGGTTTATTGGttgctctaaattctcccctaagagtgtgtgtgagtggttacTTGTCTCTATGtggtggactggtgacctgtttaGGGTCTACTGAAacctttgcttttctttgctacATGCCTCTGAGGTACGAGACTGCTAAACAGACTCCCATGAGCTGCTTGTGACACCTTCATAGCTCCAAGTGACCCAAAGAATTTGTACCTGTGAGGTGTTGAAACACAGAGAAGTGCTGTCTGTAATTTTCTGCTAAGGAATCTTTCATCCTGTTTGTGGaggatgttttgtttctttttacttttggcaagagaccaagtctgtgtttgtgtgtgagtgagcGAAACCTGCTGGGTTGGATGATGGTCTTACATTTACCCTGAAGAGTTTCTGTGTGTTCTTTCATTTTGGTTGATGCAAGAGCAAGCGGGAGGATGGGAGGGGGAGTTTGCATAAAAAACAATATGACTTGAACATTTTATTTCGGTGACTCAAGTTATTTGGCAGGACGAAACAGTTAAATAAAGCCTTGTATGAACTCAGCAACATTAAGAGTAGGAAGGAAGGAAACCTGCAATcatttgctttgattttgaAACTTGGTGTTATGATTTGATTCAGAAAAAATTCCAGCTTCAACCTTCCAGCCTGTTTgcaactaatttttttttcccacagttttaattattcttattttgcTAAAGATATTAGGTTATTGCAAAAATGTGTAAATTGTGCTTTTTCAGTCAGACCATGTAGTAGATTGATAATtgataatggaaaataaaaaccagcaCACGAGTGTGAGCATAAATGCATCAGTGTTGTTGATGCATggtttttataatttttcatACATAGTTCCACTGTAAAATGAAATAGACATAATGCATTTGCTAAACACACTTTTTAATGCTCTGTTGTGGCTAAACGCagtgtctgtctttctgtgtgaAGAAAAGAGCTGCCTAAACCACTCCCCTTACACTCTTACCCAAACCTTTATACTGGATAGGAAAAAGAATCACAGCATCTAACCTCATCATGTTTTGTCAACTTGGACCACAAATCTTTGTCACTTAAAagcataaagtttaaaaaaatgtctttcctCGAGGCAGGGTGGCTACATAAAAAACCTTTAGAGCCACATTATGGAAGAATGAGTATGATGAGGGGGTGGAAGTCAGGATACCTTTATTTAGCTTGTGAATTGCTTGTTTAATAGCTTTTTTAGACTTAGAAATGTCTCTGCTTCTCAGCACTTTCTCACCAATTTTACTGAGACAAACAAACTGACAAACAAATggcaaaaattttaaattattttaggaGATTAAAAGTGTCAAATACTAATCGAAGTTAAGAGTAATGCAATTTTTCTGTCCGTTTCATGTTCACAGAGCCTATTTCCGGTATTAACATTACCGGTCCAACAACTCCCCTCATCGCCGGAAACAGCACGGCCAACCTCAGCTGCCAGGCGACAGCGGGTAAAGTGATGGAAAGGATCTGGATCAAAGATGAAGCACCTCTGGCTGCCAGTTCTAGGGTGGTGTTTTCTGATGACAAGAGCTCTGTTATGATCAACCCACTGCAAAAAGAGGACAATGGAAAGTACTTGTGTGTGCTCAAGAACCCCGTCAGTGAAGAAAAAGCCACCTACATGATGACTGTCAACTGTGAGTTTTTGCTTTGGTTAAAGATTTACTTGTACTTGGTagaaagtgatttattttttcaaaggtATTTACTTTAATGATGGTTATTTAAATATGCATAGAAAAATATTCTTAGCTACTGGACACAAGTTTAGGACACattgttgttgtagttgttAGGATGCTGATGCTGTTAGATGTTCTTATCATAAAatactccttttttttctatttttgtgtcCAGATGGCCCTGAATCAGTGGAGTTGAAGGGTAAACCTGCAGTAGAAGTAGAGGACAAAGTGGAGCTCAATTGccttgttaagtcagttcctcctgCAGCATTCATCTGGAAGCTGAACGGCACAGTGATCCCAGTCAATGCAATGACACTGACCATCGAGAAGGCCCAATACAAAGATTCTGGAATATACACATGTGAGGCGTACAATGCCATGACTGGCAAGAGAGCCACTTCCACCTCTCATACTCTCAGTGTCAAAGGTGAGCTCAGGGTCTgcagcttttatttaatttttattttattctattcattttatttccttgttGTAGTTTGGAATATCCCATACTAGATGATTTCTTACAGGCAGTCCTGTAAGAAGAGACCAGCATAAAGAAAAGTTCCACATTAATATTTCACCAACACtgcttttagctttttttcccctttttctatttacatttcTGAAGCATTTGAATGTggcaaatgtgtaaaatcaatACATGCAcaatacatattatatataccGCATAGTGTGGTTGCAACACTCAAGACAGACaaataattttgatttaaaataatatagagAAACTTATTTGTACATGAATCAAAAATGGGACTGAGGTGGTTGACTGAGGCTTCATCTGTGAGTCCGAGACCATAATAGTagcattttaatttacattctTAATCTGTTCAACGAATTTAAAGGAATGAACACACTGGTGTtgtaatgtgttattttattacacgttttataaaaatgtgtttttcaaaataaatcaaaattggTGTAGGACTTGGTTCTATAAAGCAACATAGTGTGTGGTGCTCAGCTGGAAACCAAAGttatgaaatgcagtaaatcAGACCCCAAATGCCACAGTGCAGTTCAGGTTTTGGAATGTGCATAACAAAAGTTAATGTACTTTTCAAATTACTCAAAAGCACATGGTTTTAAGATTGACCAGTTTCTCTAATGTTGCTTTAAAGCAGGGATTGAATGACGATTGTGTTTATGATCCACAGACCAACAGTTTATATTCAGCAGCATAAGCTGAAATTGCTGAAAAAGCTTTCTACATGAGCTTTATCTTGATTCAATGAAGGTGCCCTTGTAGAtgtttgtgtcatcagcataaaaatgcaCCTAGGCTTGATGTTATCTTTGTCCTAactcatttataaaaacaaaaactaaaatgggGTTGAAGAagattattcattcatttgtgtatgttttataccacttagtccaattcagcaGGAGTTGGAGGAACTGTCACAGCAGTTAGCCTATCCCAAGAGGCAGGGcaaccctggacaggtcaccagtctatcgcaGGGCTAGAGTAGATGTTAATAGATTAATTTAAGAATTAAATTCTTACAGGAATTCTTAAACTCAGAGCTCTCAACTCCATTTACAGTAACTCTTTTGAGTTTCAACACGCAGAGTTTACTTCTCTAAACCTTGTAAAttcaaaaagatttattttaaaattaaccaGCAGCAAAATCTGCAAAGGACAGAAACAGAACCATCTGCTAGTACGTCACATTTTTAGTTGTTTGTACCACATAATTTCACAGAGTAAAAGAAACCTGACCGGTTCTGGACCTGTTCTTTAAGTTTTCTTACTCATGCTACCAACGCATCAAATTCCCATATGCAAATTAGCACATCACTTTAGGCCATATTTCTGTTAGCACACAGACATGTACCACAGTCTGTATTTCTCTGTTGTTCTGCTATCTCAGTAAACCTTTTCTTCATCAGTTAATAGTCACAGCAGTTACTTTCAAGGCATCTCTGACACAGCATGCCAAGTCCAATTTAGAATATATGAGCTTAAAATGTCCATCCTAAAACAGTTCTCAATTACCTAAGAGGCTGTTTTCCACCTGAGTTCTATACTATATGGTAGGAGACAAAATACTCATGTCTTACTAagtttgtttggtgtttgttgGGATCTAAAAGTGTAGAATGGAAATGATATATTaacattaaaagatttaaacttAACTTAAATTGTGTGTGCTATGATAGCCATGATTTAGTGTTGaataatatttttcataattaaGCATCCACTGGAAAATGAACTAAACAGTGCTCACATGCCAATAACTTGCTTTACAACTCAGACATCAAAATTTGTAACCCTTTCAAATTTGACCACCTTTAAATACCTGTGGTCTTCACCATCGTTCTGCACtggcacaaaataaacaaaaggcaACATTTCAGGATGGTAAAgaattaattttatgtttttttatggcAACGTCTTGTGTCTTGTATGCCCATCCATGAAGGGGAAAGAATAAAACTGAGCAGTATTCTTCTCCTTTGTCGCACAGGAATGTATCTCTTTCTGTTTAAATACTAATTTGATGCAAATAAATTGGT includes the following:
- the LOC121628148 gene encoding carcinoembryonic antigen-related cell adhesion molecule 20-like is translated as MDLLALKLLLLLLSFTGCSVGQEILPEGPVDALLGKNVTLEVLYKKDAGDDVIWNYSDGQDALNVATLRGGRLTVSVTYKDRAFINDTNGYLTLSFLKSKDSGDYSITVLTPGGAVTGEIKLRIIEPVADIAITSNLTEAIEINSTVALTCSVKGNFLKLSWFNITTPITVDGVRLSLKEEALSSTLTIRGVLRSDLVGPIYCEAKNPLQRVKSNPFNLTVFYGPDDVTIKPTKHGPYIRSKSDFNLTCSTPSFPPATFTWYYNNSQIQTTGPVLTLKTIEDQGFGQKEGNYTCRAQNTKTMRYGVSPAIRFSVTEPISGINITGPTTPLIAGNSTANLSCQATAGKVMERIWIKDEAPLAASSRVVFSDDKSSVMINPLQKEDNGKYLCVLKNPVSEEKATYMMTVNYGPESVELKGKPAVEVEDKVELNCLVKSVPPAAFIWKLNGTVIPVNAMTLTIEKAQYKDSGIYTCEAYNAMTGKRATSTSHTLSVKEEIHEGLTDGAIAGIVIACLVAVGAAIGVFFYCRSKVPAESPY